In Silene latifolia isolate original U9 population chromosome 3, ASM4854445v1, whole genome shotgun sequence, a single window of DNA contains:
- the LOC141649704 gene encoding uncharacterized protein LOC141649704, whose amino-acid sequence MSNPESSEVNQPITQDQSDTRTLVAMIAEAVKGNKSNGEDEGMKYFRKMASYNPRTYNGKVDPVVFEDWVRGMDKLFEAVNCPDKWKVGFVVYYLVGQADLWWETVKEKRNEEGFGWAEFKELLRSKFYPVSLRRQKEEEFNSLRQGSMSVMEYAAKFMELSRFAPHMVATEELRMNCFERGLNWSLRDRLSTHTC is encoded by the coding sequence ATGTCTAACCCCGAAAGCTCGGAGGTGAATCAACCAATAACCCAAGACCAGTCAGACACCAGAACCCTTGTCGCCATGATAGCTGAAGCTGTGAAGGGAAATAAGTCTAATGGGGAAGATGAGGGTATGAAATATTTTAGGAAAATGGCTAGCTATAACCCAAGAACTTACAACGGAAAAGTTGACCCTGTGGTCTTTGAGGATTGGGTAAGGGGTATGGACAAACTTTTTGAGGCTGTAAACTGCCCTGACAAATGGAAGGTCGGGTTTGTTGTTTACTACCTGGTCGGCCAAGCTGACCTTTGGTGGGAAACAGTCAAGGAAAAGAGAAATGAGGAAGGTTTTGGATGGGCCGAGTTTAAGGAACTCCTGAGGTCAAAATTTTACCCCGTGTCTCTTAGGAGACAGAAGGAAGAGGAATTTAATAGTTTAAGACAGGGGTCAATGTCTGTTATGGAATATGCAGCGAAATTCATGGAATTGTCTCGATTCGCACCGCACATGGTGGCGACTGAGGAATTAAGAATGAATTGTTTCGAAAGGGGGCTTAATTGGAGTCTTCGTGACAGGTTGTCAACCCATACCTGTTGA